A portion of the Sphingobacterium spiritivorum genome contains these proteins:
- a CDS encoding S9 family peptidase codes for MKKHILAVAMVSVSGFTLAQSGPELKTDKSLIDQRMAHQSNTTALTPELLWKLGRVSAEGLTADGKTLIYAVSQYNFEQNSSERYLFSVAATGGKAVPFSQEKGGESVVHIAENGDVIYLLKGQLWKKNISGGTATQLTKGELELENVKFSPDGKYILFSQAVLIKKYHSPDRYPDLPKSDAYVFDNLDYRHWDTFNNGKFNHPFVATYDNGVIGEPVDLLQDEPYYSPQMPFGGAEDFAWSPDSKAVLYVSKKKFGTDYAVSTNTDIYRYDLSSKQTTNLTVGMNGYDTNPTYSPNGQMLTWLSMKTEGYEADKNDIVLFDKSSSQRLNLTAHWDGTVNSFIWSKDNRKIYFTAPVKGTVQLFELTVPANLKTKAFPQIQQISAGEFDITGIVGQSDNALIVTSTKLTHAPEVYRYDLSKKDLKPVTTVNDELYTGIYTNKVTSRVTKTSDGKDLFSWVVYPPDFDPAKKYPTILYCEGGPQSALTQFYSFRWNLQLIASQGYIVIAPNRRGMPGWGEKWNADISKDWGGQPIRDYLAAIDDISKEQYVDTARRGAIGASYGGYSVYMLAGVHQNRFKSFIAHNGLFDMRSWYGTTEELFFANHDLGGPYWDKANDKTYHQFNPIEYANNWNTPILIFQGGKDYRVPVGQGLAAFQLAQLKKIKSRLVYLPDENHWVLSGHNAQVWQREFFGWLKETL; via the coding sequence ATGAAGAAACATATATTAGCTGTAGCTATGGTTTCGGTTTCGGGTTTTACGCTTGCTCAGTCAGGGCCGGAGTTAAAAACAGACAAATCTTTAATCGATCAACGCATGGCACATCAATCCAACACAACAGCACTTACACCGGAACTTTTATGGAAGTTAGGGCGTGTATCCGCAGAAGGACTGACAGCAGATGGTAAAACACTTATCTACGCAGTCTCACAATACAACTTTGAGCAGAACAGTTCGGAGAGATATCTTTTTTCTGTAGCAGCAACCGGAGGAAAAGCAGTTCCCTTTTCTCAGGAAAAAGGAGGTGAATCAGTAGTACATATTGCGGAAAACGGAGATGTGATCTATCTTTTAAAGGGCCAGCTCTGGAAAAAAAATATCAGCGGAGGTACAGCAACACAGCTGACAAAGGGAGAGCTGGAACTGGAAAATGTTAAATTTTCACCGGACGGCAAATATATTTTATTCAGCCAGGCTGTTTTAATTAAAAAATACCACAGTCCGGATCGTTACCCTGATCTTCCAAAGTCAGATGCCTATGTATTTGACAATCTGGATTACCGTCACTGGGATACTTTCAATAATGGAAAATTCAACCATCCTTTTGTAGCTACATATGATAACGGAGTGATTGGAGAACCTGTAGATCTTTTACAGGATGAACCTTATTACAGCCCTCAGATGCCTTTTGGCGGAGCGGAAGATTTCGCCTGGTCTCCCGATAGTAAAGCAGTTCTCTACGTTTCAAAGAAAAAATTCGGAACAGACTATGCTGTCAGCACCAATACAGATATCTATCGCTATGACCTGTCCAGCAAACAGACAACCAATCTGACAGTAGGGATGAACGGTTATGATACCAATCCAACTTACAGTCCGAATGGACAGATGCTCACCTGGCTCAGCATGAAAACGGAAGGTTATGAAGCAGATAAGAATGACATTGTGCTATTTGACAAATCCAGTTCACAACGACTTAATCTTACTGCACACTGGGACGGAACAGTGAATTCATTTATATGGAGTAAAGATAACCGCAAAATTTATTTTACAGCTCCTGTCAAAGGAACAGTACAATTATTCGAACTTACAGTCCCTGCAAATCTAAAAACAAAAGCATTCCCTCAGATCCAACAAATCAGCGCAGGAGAGTTTGATATAACAGGTATAGTTGGACAGAGTGACAATGCACTGATTGTCACTTCTACTAAACTGACACATGCCCCGGAAGTATACCGTTATGATCTTAGTAAAAAAGACCTGAAGCCAGTCACCACTGTAAATGATGAGTTGTATACGGGTATTTATACGAATAAAGTGACTTCCCGTGTCACCAAGACATCAGATGGTAAAGATTTGTTTTCGTGGGTAGTCTATCCTCCGGATTTTGATCCTGCAAAAAAATACCCGACTATTCTGTATTGTGAAGGAGGTCCTCAATCTGCTTTAACTCAATTTTACTCTTTCCGCTGGAACCTACAACTGATCGCATCTCAGGGTTATATCGTCATTGCTCCGAATCGCCGCGGAATGCCTGGTTGGGGTGAAAAATGGAATGCCGATATTTCCAAAGACTGGGGAGGTCAGCCTATCCGGGATTACCTTGCGGCGATCGATGATATTTCGAAAGAACAATATGTAGACACTGCACGTCGCGGGGCTATTGGCGCAAGCTATGGCGGGTATTCGGTTTATATGCTGGCCGGTGTACACCAAAACCGTTTCAAATCATTTATTGCGCATAATGGTCTGTTTGATATGCGAAGCTGGTACGGCACCACTGAAGAATTATTTTTTGCAAATCACGACCTGGGTGGCCCATACTGGGACAAAGCAAATGATAAGACCTATCATCAGTTCAATCCTATTGAATATGCCAACAACTGGAATACGCCAATCCTGATTTTTCAGGGAGGAAAAGACTACCGTGTACCTGTCGGACAGGGCTTAGCTGCGTTTCAACTGGCACAATTGAAGAAAATAAAAAGCCGTCTGGTATATCTCCCGGACGAAAATCACTGGGTACTCTCCGGTCATAATGCTCAGGTATGGCAACGTGAGTTCTTTGGCTGGCTCAAAGAAACCTTATAA
- the creD gene encoding cell envelope integrity protein CreD, translated as METKEVSFLEKIMQSVAVKLIMILVLTLIMLIPMHWISELIEERKYREQEVNSEIALKWGKQQVIGTPVLAIPYTKIADQISEKKIQNTEVKVIEKVKLTEWIFLLPNHVKIDSKVSPEPLKRGIYKVVVYNTKLNISGDFDSLNLSKLKIDPADVNWDQARVVFGVEDFKGLKATPQFTWKDQKLELEPDFNNLTLFSQSLTAPVAIANEKDSKQNFNISFDLKGSKSLNFLPLAAQTDISISGNWSNPSFNGAFLPEDRQVGANNFSAKWSIPSFSRKLPQSWTGTAETLYKFYSDIEETQYSATTMPEPTSSTTYTQQTLTNDDMVSVNFLPEVNQYQKTTRVAKYGILVILLTFTALLFTEIVKKQRIHIIQYILIGAAMALFYSLLLALSEQMGFNIAYVLAALATVGLIAVFIKGITKDNKTAAIFAGILSTFYVFIYVLMQLRDLSLIVGTIGMFVILAVLMRLSTKINWYQFDNK; from the coding sequence ATGGAAACTAAAGAAGTCTCATTTTTAGAAAAAATCATGCAATCAGTCGCTGTAAAACTGATCATGATATTGGTACTTACGCTGATTATGCTTATACCTATGCATTGGATTAGTGAACTTATTGAAGAAAGAAAGTACCGGGAACAAGAGGTCAATTCGGAAATCGCACTTAAGTGGGGAAAGCAACAGGTCATAGGTACACCTGTACTGGCTATCCCGTACACAAAAATCGCTGATCAGATATCAGAAAAAAAAATACAGAATACTGAAGTAAAGGTTATCGAAAAGGTAAAGCTGACAGAGTGGATCTTTTTACTTCCCAACCATGTCAAGATAGACAGTAAAGTCAGTCCAGAACCGCTCAAACGAGGTATATACAAGGTAGTGGTGTACAACACCAAGCTTAATATTTCGGGAGATTTTGATTCGCTGAACCTTTCTAAATTAAAGATCGACCCGGCAGACGTCAATTGGGATCAGGCCCGTGTGGTATTTGGTGTAGAGGATTTCAAAGGTCTGAAAGCTACACCTCAGTTTACCTGGAAAGATCAGAAATTAGAACTGGAACCTGACTTTAACAATCTGACACTTTTCAGCCAGAGTCTGACAGCTCCGGTTGCTATCGCGAATGAGAAGGACAGCAAGCAGAATTTCAATATTTCCTTTGATCTGAAAGGATCCAAGTCGCTCAACTTTCTTCCATTAGCAGCACAGACTGATATTTCCATTTCAGGAAACTGGTCTAATCCCAGCTTTAACGGCGCATTTCTTCCGGAAGACAGACAAGTCGGAGCGAATAATTTTTCTGCAAAATGGAGTATACCAAGTTTTAGCCGGAAACTTCCGCAGTCATGGACCGGTACTGCTGAAACACTGTACAAATTTTATAGCGATATAGAAGAAACTCAGTACAGTGCTACCACTATGCCTGAACCGACATCGTCCACAACGTATACACAACAGACATTGACCAATGACGATATGGTATCCGTAAACTTTTTACCGGAGGTAAATCAATATCAGAAAACAACCCGGGTAGCCAAATATGGTATACTCGTGATTCTGCTGACATTTACTGCTTTGTTATTTACAGAAATTGTAAAAAAACAACGTATACATATTATCCAGTATATTCTTATAGGAGCGGCTATGGCTCTCTTTTATTCGCTTTTACTTGCGTTAAGTGAGCAGATGGGATTTAATATTGCTTATGTACTTGCAGCGCTTGCCACTGTAGGATTGATTGCTGTATTTATCAAAGGTATCACAAAAGACAACAAGACAGCAGCAATTTTTGCAGGCATACTCAGCACATTCTACGTTTTTATATATGTGCTTATGCAATTACGCGATCTGTCTCTTATTGTCGGTACTATAGGCATGTTTGTCATACTGGCTGTACTGATGCGTTTGTCCACAAAGATCAATTGGTATCAATTTGACAATAAATAA
- a CDS encoding Coq4 family protein has protein sequence MKIRLKLMVWMYEWTQLVYRHVFKRHKQPWGISKEAFLSYPADSLGHHLGLFYQQKGFDIIPKLENHDVFHLITETDTEIQDEVSLQFLLLGNGKISLYLLCSLVLGVMVYPEYVPDYVRHFTKGSKMQKFYHLDFKQLLYIPIADIRQSIHFDASYYLKHYTLFTPYHTQHYGN, from the coding sequence ATGAAAATCAGATTGAAATTAATGGTTTGGATGTACGAGTGGACACAACTTGTTTACCGACATGTATTCAAGCGGCACAAACAGCCCTGGGGAATCAGTAAAGAGGCTTTTCTCTCCTATCCGGCAGATTCACTCGGACATCATCTTGGTCTGTTTTATCAACAGAAAGGGTTCGATATTATTCCCAAACTGGAAAACCACGATGTATTCCATCTTATCACTGAAACAGATACAGAGATTCAGGATGAAGTCAGTCTGCAGTTTCTTTTACTTGGCAACGGAAAGATCAGTCTCTATCTCTTATGTTCACTTGTATTAGGTGTAATGGTTTATCCTGAATATGTCCCGGACTATGTACGACATTTTACGAAAGGAAGTAAAATGCAAAAATTCTATCATCTCGACTTTAAACAACTTTTATATATCCCTATAGCGGATATCAGGCAATCTATACATTTCGATGCCTCTTATTATTTAAAACATTATACTTTATTCACCCCTTATCACACACAACATTATGGAAACTAA
- a CDS encoding winged helix-turn-helix domain-containing protein yields MNINLDLYDKILENKVRLQIMSVLVANLEYDFSSLKMLLDVTDGNLASNLKTLEKEGYIEVFKTFIDRKPNTRYRKTTKGQMAFENHLTALEKLIKQQYK; encoded by the coding sequence GTGAATATCAATTTAGATTTATACGACAAAATATTAGAAAATAAAGTCCGCTTACAGATCATGAGTGTGCTGGTTGCAAATCTGGAATATGATTTCAGTTCGCTGAAAATGCTGCTGGATGTGACAGACGGCAACTTAGCTTCAAACCTCAAAACTTTGGAAAAAGAAGGATATATAGAGGTGTTCAAGACATTTATCGATCGTAAGCCTAATACACGCTACAGGAAGACGACCAAAGGACAGATGGCCTTTGAGAATCACCTGACTGCTCTTGAAAAGTTAATAAAACAACAGTATAAATAA